The nucleotide sequence ACAGGTGGTTACGGAAACGTATTTTTCTTATCAACAAATGCAATGGGTTCTAACGTAACAGCAGCCTGGAAAGCACACAAACGCGGAGCTTACTTTGCAAACCCTTGTTACACACAAATTCACCCAACGTGTATTCCGGTTACTGGTGATCATCAATCGAAATTAACATTGATGTCTGAATCATTACGTAACGACGGACGTATTTGGGTTCCAAAAAAATTAGAAGATGCGCAGGCAATCCGTGAAGGAAAATTAAAAGCGACACAAATTGCCGAAGCTGATAGAGATTATTACTTAGAACGCCGTTATCCGTCATTTGGTAACTTGGTACCACGCGACGTTGCGTCTCGTGCAGCTAAAGAGCGTTGCGATGCCGGTTTTGGTGTAAACGCCACAGGCGAAGCTGTTTATTTAGATTTTGCTTCGGCTATTGACCGTTACGGAAAAGAACAGGCACGTATTCACCATTTAGATGAAAACGATGCAAAATTAGTTTACGATTTAGGTAAAAAAGTAGTAGAGAATAAATACGGAAACTTATTCCAGATGTACTACAAAATCGTTGACGAAGATCCATATACAACACCAATGATGATCTATCCGGCGGTACACTATACCATGGGTGGCGTTTGGGTTGATTACAACTTAATGACTACGATTGAAGGTTGTTACTGTTTAGGCGAGGCAAACTTCTCTGATCACGGAGCAAACCGTTTGGGAGCTTCGGCTTTAATGCAAGGTTTGGCAGACGGATACTTTGTGTTGCCTTACACTATTGGAGATTATTTGTCAAAAGATATTCGTACAGGTAAAATTTCGACTGATACACCTGAATTTGAGGAAGCTGAAAACAATGTCCGTTCAATGATTGATCACTTAATGAACAATAAAGGAGAACATTCAGTTGACTACTTCCATAAAAAATTAGGTAAAATCATGTGGAATAAGGTTGGAATGGCTCGTAACGCACAAGGTTTAACAGAAGCTATGGACGAAATTGCTGCATTGCGCGAAGACTTCTACAAAAACGTAAAAGTATCCGGAAAAGCCGAATCATTCAACCAAGAGTTAGAAAAAGCCTTGCGTGTAGCCGATTTCTTAGAATTAGGTGAGTTATTTGCTAAAGATGCGTTACATCGCGAAGAATCTTGTGGAGGTCACTTCCGTGAAGAACACCAGACAGAAGAAGGAGAAGCAAAACGCGACGATGAAAACTTCTCGTACGTAGCAGCTTGGGAATACAAAGGAAATCCGCGTGAAGCAATTCTTCACAAAGAATCTTTAGTATATGAAAATATTAAAATGGTAACCCGTAGTTATAAGTAATTTAGTCGAAAGTCACCAGTCAAAAGTCATAATGTCCGACTTTTGACATTCGACTTTAAGACTTTAAAAACTAGATAAGATGAATCTTACATTAAAAATTTGGCGTCAAAAAAACGCAAAAGATAAAGGTCAAATGGTCGATTACAAAATCGGCGGAATTGAACCTGATATGTCATTCCTTGAAATGTTAGACGTTTTAAATAACGAATTAGTTGAAAAAGGAGATGACCCAGTAGCTTTTGATCACGATTGTCGTGAAGGAATTTGTGGTATGTGTTCTTTGTTTATCAATGGTGAAGCACACGGACCAGATCGCGGTATTACAACTTGCCAGTTACACATGCGTAAGTTTAAAGATGGCGATACTATTTATATAGAACCGTTTCGTGCAAAAGCATTTCCGGTAATTAAAGACTTGGTAGTTGATCGTTCATCGTTTGACCGCATTCAGCATGCCGGTGGATTTATTTCGGTAAATACTTCAGGAAATACGCAGGATGCTAACAACATTCCAATTAAAAAACACGATGCAGACCGTGCGTTCGATGCAGCAACCTGTATTGGTTGTGGTGCGTGTGTGGCTTCTTGTAAAAACTCTTCGGCTATGCTATTTGTTTCTGCAAAAGTTTCTCAGTTTGCTTTGTTGCCGCAAGGTCGCGTTGAAGCTACAGAACGTGTGTTAAATATGGTAGAAGCAATGGATCAGGAAGGATTTGGTAACTGTACCAATACCGGAGCTTGTGAAGTAGAATGCCCTAAAGGAATTTCTTTAGAGAACATTGCCCGTATGAACCGCGAATATTTAGCTGCTTCTGTTAAGTAATAGATATAATAAAATATTTTAATAAAAATCCGGACTTATGTTCGGATTTTTTTATTTTAGTAAAAATTATAAACTTATAAAATGAAACATTTTTACACATTATTACTGCTTTTTGTTGCTAATGCAGCTTTTTCTCAATTTACACATTTAAAACCCAATGAAGAAGTTCCGGAAGAAGTACTTCTTGTAAAAACAGATGGTAGCTCTATGACAGGTCATGTTAGAAATAACAAAATGGATTATGTGTTACTTCGTATATTATCTCAAGATGTAAGCTCTTTTAAGCATGCAAATGTAGAAGTTGATAAAATACGTTTTAAGCCCGAGGGTAACACAGATTACCAAGAAATTCCAATAAATGAAATTAAATATATTATACTACAAACAGAAAAACCTCAAAGGTATGACAGGATAAATGTTTATAGATTTAAAAGAAAAACGTTAGAATTAAAGGATAAAGAACCGGCAATGATGATGCAAACTCCGTTGGTTGATGATTTTATTGTAATGTATGCCAATTTTTATTTTAATATGGGACAGAATGGAGCCGTACACGACAAATATAATATTTTTGTACGTTTAAAGGATAGTGATAAAACCTATTATATGAACTTTATGCCTGTGGTTAAAAATCATCATAACTTTCCATTACTAAAAATACTGGCACCAAATAATAAGAAATTTACCGATTATATTGATAAATTAAGCAATAAAAAATCTGCTGAGAATAAAGAATACCACGTATTAGAAGATGCTTTGATGGAAGAATTAAAAGCGTATTTCAAAGCAGAAAGAAAAAATCTGTCAATATTAGATCAAAAATCAATTACTGCAAATGAAAAATATAAGCTAATGTTTAGCTTCATTAGCAAGAAATTAGAATCATTTTCTGATTAATTATCCTGTTTTATAATGAAATTATTTTTTTAAATGAAAATCGCTCTATTACAATTCAATACCCTTTGGGAAGATAAAGCCGCTAATTTAGAAAAAGTTGCCAAGCTAATAAGATCATTACCTAATGATGTAGATTTAGTTGTTTTGCCCGAAATGTTTACCACGGGTTTTACCATGAATCCCGAATTGGTTGCTGAAGACGAACAAGGCAAAACATTACAAATTATTCAAGAATTAGCTTTAAATAAACAAACTGCTATTACAGGCAGTTGGGTTGTAAAAGAAGAAAATAATTATTATAACCGCTTGTATTTTGTTTTTCCCGATGGATCTTTCCAAACCTATAACAAACGCCATTTGTTTACATTAGCTGGCGAGGAAAAAGTTTATAACCCGGGTAATAAAAAATTAATTGTTAGCTATAAAGGCTGGAATATTTGTCCGTTGGTTTGTTACGATCTGCGTTTTCCGGTTTATTCGCGAATTGTCAACCAAAATTACGATTTATTGATTTATGTAGCTTCGTGGCCTGATCGCCGAATTGATGCTTGGGATGCCTTGCTAAAAGCCCGTGCCATTGAAAATATGAGCTATGTGATAGCCGTAAACCGTTGCGGAACCGACCCTAACAGTGTGTTTTATTCTGGGCATTCACAAGCGTTAGATTATATGGGCAGTTACTTACAACCGCCAATGACCAACGAAAACGTTAAAATAATAACTATAGAAAAAGAACCGCTTTTAAAAGCCCGGACCAAATTTGCTTTTTTAAACGATGCAGATAATTTCGAGATAAAATAGTAAAAACTATCTTTTAAAAAACAACATTTCATAAAAACAATTTTTTTAATAAAATTAACATCGTGTTAATTTTTTTTGTTATATTTACAATTCAACTAATTAAAAAAATAAGTATTTATGAGCAATTTTACTAAAATTTTGTGGGGGGGGTAATTGCCCTAAGCCTTACAGCGTGTAGTAGCGACAGTGTTTTTGAAGAACAAAATACTGATGAAGAACTGCCAATGACCACCAACAGTTTTAATAATAACAACAGTGGGCAATATGGACCTAACCCTACACCTAATTTTTATGGAAAAAATTATATTTCGCCATGGGATATTTGGTATAGAAAAAGTATTGTTAACGGTCAACAAGATTTGCAACCATTTTATTACTTTACCAACGGAAATATGGAAGATGTTACCCCTTATGATATCAGGGCTTTTGCGTATGCAGGTTTGGCGTATTTTGACAGTGATAATGATGGAACATATAACGATCCTAAAAAATTACAGGATACAGGCAATGGATTTGTTGCAGCGTTGAATAACGGTAATTACCCTAACTTATATGCACCACTAAGTAATCCGCAAGAAGTAGGTAA is from Flavobacterium dauae and encodes:
- a CDS encoding fumarate reductase/succinate dehydrogenase flavoprotein subunit, which gives rise to MALDNKIPQGPIASKWTDYKNHINLINPANKRNIDVIIVGTGLAGGSAAATLAELGYNVKAFCYQDSPRRAHSIAAQGGINAAKNYQGDGDSIYRLFYETVKGGDYRSREANVHRLAEVSVNIIDQCVAQGVPLAREYGGLLDNRSFGGTQVSRTFYAKGQTGQQLLLGAYSAMNRQIGRGKIKMYNRHEMLDVVIVNGKARGIIARNLVTGEIERHSAHAVVIATGGYGNVFFLSTNAMGSNVTAAWKAHKRGAYFANPCYTQIHPTCIPVTGDHQSKLTLMSESLRNDGRIWVPKKLEDAQAIREGKLKATQIAEADRDYYLERRYPSFGNLVPRDVASRAAKERCDAGFGVNATGEAVYLDFASAIDRYGKEQARIHHLDENDAKLVYDLGKKVVENKYGNLFQMYYKIVDEDPYTTPMMIYPAVHYTMGGVWVDYNLMTTIEGCYCLGEANFSDHGANRLGASALMQGLADGYFVLPYTIGDYLSKDIRTGKISTDTPEFEEAENNVRSMIDHLMNNKGEHSVDYFHKKLGKIMWNKVGMARNAQGLTEAMDEIAALREDFYKNVKVSGKAESFNQELEKALRVADFLELGELFAKDALHREESCGGHFREEHQTEEGEAKRDDENFSYVAAWEYKGNPREAILHKESLVYENIKMVTRSYK
- a CDS encoding succinate dehydrogenase/fumarate reductase iron-sulfur subunit is translated as MNLTLKIWRQKNAKDKGQMVDYKIGGIEPDMSFLEMLDVLNNELVEKGDDPVAFDHDCREGICGMCSLFINGEAHGPDRGITTCQLHMRKFKDGDTIYIEPFRAKAFPVIKDLVVDRSSFDRIQHAGGFISVNTSGNTQDANNIPIKKHDADRAFDAATCIGCGACVASCKNSSAMLFVSAKVSQFALLPQGRVEATERVLNMVEAMDQEGFGNCTNTGACEVECPKGISLENIARMNREYLAASVK
- a CDS encoding nitrilase family protein, translating into MKIALLQFNTLWEDKAANLEKVAKLIRSLPNDVDLVVLPEMFTTGFTMNPELVAEDEQGKTLQIIQELALNKQTAITGSWVVKEENNYYNRLYFVFPDGSFQTYNKRHLFTLAGEEKVYNPGNKKLIVSYKGWNICPLVCYDLRFPVYSRIVNQNYDLLIYVASWPDRRIDAWDALLKARAIENMSYVIAVNRCGTDPNSVFYSGHSQALDYMGSYLQPPMTNENVKIITIEKEPLLKARTKFAFLNDADNFEIK